The stretch of DNA GTGACAGGGCCACGCATCATGGGTTATCCCCAGGTGCGTGCGGGCGGCTGTTTGCTTTCGAAGTCGCGACATGCACGGACGTCTGGGTGCTCCCCAGCGGCCCTGCACTGCGTGACCTCGGTCAAGCAGCCGCCGTTTCTCCCTCGGGGCGTTTCTGAAGGGGACAAGCGCGATAGTAAGAGCAATATGCCGGACAAAGACAAGAACCACAGCGCGGCAGAAGCTACTTTGCCCCGGAGCCAGCATCTCGGActcggccgaggacgtctaGTGGTCCCAAGCGCCTCGCTCAGCAGGACTGAGTGTCCATCTTGGGCCTAAACCTTCTCAGGTTACCATATAACGAGGGAGATTCCCACCGGGCGTGGGCTGGTCGCGCCTCCCCATGGCATTGCCATAGCGCCCGTTCACTTTGCGCATCGGTATGGACAGTGGTTGGTGCGAGGGGCGGTGAGGTTGACAAGAGGGGACATCAGGTGGGGGATTCAGTCCTGGCGGGATGACGCTTGATTCTCGACAGTGAATAGCCGGACTCGATGAATTCAAGCCTGACCTTGTTCCCAAACAAACGGTCCAACCGCAATCGTGACTGGTATTTAGGTGCATGTGGATACCTCGAGGGCGTTCGGTCACGCGAGCAGAGTGTCGTCGCCCAACGGGTCGTGCACGAACCACAGTGTGGTGATCTGACAAGAGCCGGTACGACGATGTCTCAATTGGCCATGCTGAGGGTCAGTGGGCGCTCAGttggttgctgctgctgcatcatAGACAGATGTCGGCAATTAGAAGCCCAAGGAGCGTGTGAAATATCGTGTAGTGAGTAGAGCCAgggcatcttcttcttgccaCCTCGCATTGAGCTGCAAAGGGCAAACATACATCATTGTAATTCAGTAACGTCGAGACCTATCACATAAACAGGTCCCGAATCTCACTTATTTTTTGGCGCCAGCGTTCATATGTCGTATCGCAAATTTTATCATCATGCAGTCTTTTTACAGGCTCATCAACCCCTCAGGGCAAACTCCAAAGCACCGTCCGTTGAGGCTAAGAACTCCAAGCTCCTTCGATCCCGGCCATTCCGCATCGCACTACTACTGTACAAAACCTATGAGACAAACATGTATACGACGCCCGTCACTGCGGGAGCTCTGGAGCAGCCACAGTACCAgtagcaacagcagcaaggtgcttgttgttgccgtcgtcAGGGCGTGCGTAGATTGGTGATGTATTTTTTTGGTTTTTTTCTTTTACTTGGCGTTGCGGCCAATGTTGCTGCCAGAGTGACTTTTGTTAGCAGCTTGTTTACTAGCTTCCCTTTTGTCCCTCTTCTGCTGCGACTGCTAGGGACGATggatgctgccgcggcgaggaTATTCTtgaggggaggaggcgacgacgtaCTTGTGGAAGAGCTGGCTGAAGATGCCGCCCTTGACCTGCTGGTCCGACAagctctggcggcgggcggcgtcctgcTTGTTCTTGTGCTGCTGGAGGCTCTCGAAGGCGGGCATGAGGCCGGAGCTCTGCGAGGGTGGGATTGTTCATGTTAGTGTTCTGCGCTCTCTGCGACGGAAAGTGACTTGTATGAtacaacggcgacgacgatgacgacgactaACAGGATGAGGGCTGTAGGATGGGGTGTGGGGATGAAAGACACATGGTAGCCAGGAGGAgtgagaggaggaggggggggatcGGTCGGCGACTAACCCTGCGGCGGGTGCCGGTAGATGCCGGCTCAGAGGCCTGTTGGTTCTGGGGCTCGCTCATGatgagggcgacgtcgaggatgtcGTTCGTGGTGTTGGATAGAGTCGCGGAACTGGCTGTgtggtgttgatgatgttgatgatgttTTGTCTGGTATTATACGGGAGGATGagcaggatgatgatgatgatgacgatgggcaGCAAGACGAGCAGATGGCAGAAGCCGtgatggagggggaggggggaggagggcgcctcgtcttcttATAAGGAAAcccgaggagggggaggggggtgtcgtcctcgtcccgagct from Purpureocillium takamizusanense chromosome 6, complete sequence encodes:
- a CDS encoding uncharacterized protein (EggNog:ENOG503PSYK) gives rise to the protein MSEPQNQQASEPASTGTRRRSSGLMPAFESLQQHKNKQDAARRQSLSDQQVKGGIFSQLFHNNIGRNAK